In Dermacentor albipictus isolate Rhodes 1998 colony unplaced genomic scaffold, USDA_Dalb.pri_finalv2 scaffold_19, whole genome shotgun sequence, the sequence TATCTATTGCAGAGCGGCCATTCGCTGAGGTACGCCGAGTAAAGAATCACCTGCCGACACGGACAGCTGCAGATTACAGTGCCGCTCAATGGTTTCGACCTGTTATCTATCCACTTACGCACTGAAGTTGCGAGTGGCTAGACATAGGGCGTTTCCGACCGTTATCATTGGTAATTTGACGTCCTTACAAATGTTTCGAAAATATCGCGTAGGTGATTATAATTGGAATATACACAGTGATTACGCCGCTGTCAAGATCTCTCAAAATAAGCGTAGTAAAATGCTTCTCGGTGCTCACTTCTTGTCTGGGAAAACTATACGAGAGCATCGTCACGAAACGCATCCAGCAACACCTAGAAAACAAGAGGCTCTCCCCGGACAtcatgttcggcttcagggcgAACCTCTCGATGCAGGACGTGCTTCTGCAACTTAAAGAAGATGTCCTGGAGACAATGCCCAAGAATGGGGAAAACGTAGTCATGGCACTTGATATAAaaggtgcttttgacaacgtcagccacgccgCTATAATGGAGGGGCTAAATAACACCGACTGCGGGAGAAGAATCCATGACTATGTCAAAGACTTCCTGACCAACAGAACAGCCTCAGTGGAACTAGGGGAGATGAGGAGTGATGTCTTCACCACCCCAAGcaaaggcacaccccaaggctcggtcatctcgcccatactctttaatgtggcgatgatcggcctAGCAGAAAGACTCAGCAGAATCCagggcatccagcacgcgatgtacgcagacgacatcacggtctggggGAACCATAGATCCCTGGGAGAGAAACAGGAGACGATACAACAAGTAGCAAACTGCGTAGAAAGATACGTGAAGGAAAGAGGACTAGCCTGCTCTACAGAGAAGTCTGAGCTACTGAGGGCAGGAAGATACCCCACTAATACACCACTCGAGGTGAAACTGGAGGGGCAATACATCCCGGAGAGGAACATCATAAGAGTCCTGGAAATGTGGCTACAAGCAACCACGATATGCAGCCACACATTCAGCCTGCTCAGCAAGTCGGCTGAACAGGTAGGCAGAATGATAACCAGAGTCTCCCACCGAAGGCATGggatgaaagaagacgacacgctAAAATTCGTCAGAAGCCTCATAGTCAGCAGGGTAATCTACTCGCTTCCATACCACGTCATGATCAAGAGTGAAACGGAACAAGCAGAGACAATCCTgcggaaggcctacaagacggcacttCACCTACCAAGAAACACACCGAACGACAAGCCGCTACAGCTAGGGATTAGCAACACCTTCGCCGAACTggcagaagcacagcttggaacaCAGTTTCACCGACTCAGAGACACGGCTACGGGAAGAGCGCTTCTGATAAGGTTAGGTCGCGACCCAAGGAGGCATCACGATCGATCCGCTGATATACCCGACGAGATCGTAAGACCCTGCAGGTCAATCCCATTCCGAAAAACATGGATCCAAATCTCCACGCGGCCAGAAGGCAGGCGCCGGCAAATTATGTGGAAAGGCATTTAGCCAAGCTAGAAAACACGGTTTTCACGGATGCAACACTGTATCCATGAAACAGATATACAAATTACATTAAGGCAGCGTCGGTAGTGGTTGACGGCACAGGCAAGCTAATCACATGCGCAACTACACCTAGCGCCAGGATAGTGGAAGCGGAGGAAGTCGTTGTTGCGCTGGCAGCGGCTGAGGGCTATCGAAAAGACAAATCAATGGTCATTTTAACGGATTCAAAAgagacatgcaggaacta encodes:
- the LOC139052186 gene encoding putative nicotine oxidoreductase translates to MFGFRANLSMQDVLLQLKEDVLETMPKNGENVVMALDIKGAFDNVSHAAIMEGLNNTDCGRRIHDYVKDFLTNRTASVELGEMRSDVFTTPSKGTPQGSVISPILFNVAMIGLAERLSRIQGIQHAMYADDITVWGNHRSLGEKQETIQQVANCVERYVKERGLACSTEKSELLRAGRYPTNTPLEVKLEGQYIPERNIIRVLEMWLQATTICSHTFSLLSKSAEQWNLVGNARASLGTIRKMRGVYADTDRILTGDGRVIALTASPAWTREFVRLNGGGRVTHCIDCVYGWDMQICAADK